The Sulfitobacter sp. S223 genome has a window encoding:
- a CDS encoding rhodanese-like domain-containing protein, with the protein MTSGVPSPDRPSPRRAIARRGVLFGALAVGGIAAARWYNTSGNLEGGALSVQQAHAAAVSGAVTLVDIRRPDEWARTGVPEGATPLDMRDPDFVQKLLGLVPDKTAPVALICARGVRSRRFAKRLADAGFLNVVDVPEGMLGSGAGPGWLALGLPVADA; encoded by the coding sequence GTGACATCAGGTGTCCCCTCTCCTGATCGGCCGTCACCTCGTCGCGCGATTGCGCGGCGGGGTGTACTGTTTGGCGCCTTGGCCGTAGGCGGAATTGCGGCTGCACGATGGTATAACACCAGTGGCAATCTTGAGGGCGGCGCGTTGAGCGTTCAGCAGGCCCATGCAGCGGCAGTATCCGGAGCCGTTACATTGGTGGACATCCGACGCCCTGACGAATGGGCCCGCACCGGCGTGCCAGAAGGGGCTACACCCTTAGACATGCGTGACCCTGATTTCGTTCAAAAACTTTTGGGTCTGGTCCCAGACAAGACAGCGCCGGTTGCGCTGATCTGCGCGCGCGGGGTGCGTTCACGCCGTTTTGCCAAACGTCTGGCAGACGCTGGTTTTCTCAACGTCGTGGACGTTCCCGAAGGAATGCTTGGCTCTGGCGCGGGACCGGGCTGGCTCGCCTTGGGCCTGCCCGTGGCGGATGCGTGA